A genomic stretch from Triplophysa dalaica isolate WHDGS20190420 chromosome 4, ASM1584641v1, whole genome shotgun sequence includes:
- the LOC130419922 gene encoding coiled-coil domain-containing protein 60-like, whose translation MGGWQHSLAVKQGSCYFHLLQKEEQLVQEERATERRRKKELRLAELRPPAVYSDSDEDNDIERDPGRSRTTIKRLNKEKAIEAKWEQFIATPKPGHVTSKPLCVSSGRHLTLKSSSFTVVSSLASTSSMGSLSSFTVAPDFTCNDPVSSDSFEAQSTHEPDSDPPHSECSNASVKVQPEREQSTANEKTKSQTRSIKRSFPVGLSSATQLVREKEDMLDEMKASFGDKAEELMLSLSDTLERSAKKRWENGVQRYLSLCNMTSDGQIPSVTCLPSVVSTATAQDSKVTDAVFSKDPYSTQWCVCVCVCESD comes from the exons ATGGGAGGTTG GCAGCACAGTCTTGCAGTGAAACAGGGGAGTTGCTACTTTCACCTCCTCCAGAAGGAGGAGCAGCTGGTGCAGGAGGAGCGTGCGACAGAAAGACGGAGGAAGAAGGAGTTAAGACTCGCCGAGCTTAGACCTCCTGCCGTCTACTCAGATTCAGATGAGGACAATGACATTGAGAG GGACCCTGGAAGAAGCAGAACCACAATAAAGAGACTGAATAAGGAAAAGGCAATAGAGGCCAAGTGGGAGCAGTTTATCGCCACAccaaag CCGGGGCATGTCACATCAAAGCCCCTTTGTGTTTCTTCAGGACGACATCTGACCTTGAAGTCTTCCAGCTTCACTGTGGTTTCCTCTCTAGCATCAACATCATCGATGGGCAGCTTGTCATCATTCACGGTGGCCCCCGACTTCACATGCAATGACCCTGTTTCAAGTGATAGCTTTGAGGCCCAGAGCACCCATGAACCCGATTCTGATCCTCCGCACTCAGAATGTAG CAATGCCTCAGTCAAAGTCCAGCCTGAAAGAGAGCAAAGCACAGCCAATGAAAAAACAAAGTCTCAGACTCGGAGCATTAAGAG AAGTTTCCCTGTGGGACTGAGCTCTGCCACCCAGCTGGTGCGTGAGAAGGAAGACATGTTGGATGAGATGAAAGCATCTTTCGGTGACAAAGCGGAAGAATTGATGCTTAGTTTATCAGATACTTTAGAGCGCAGTGCCAA GAAGAGGTGGGAAAATGGGGTCCAGCGATATCTGTCTCTTTGTAATATGACATCAGATGGACAAATTCCTTCAGTGACCTGTTTACCTTCTGTGGTCTCTACGGCAACAGCGCAGGACTCCAAAGTGACCGATGCTGTGTTTTCAAAAGATCCATACAGCACTCAgtggtgcgtgtgtgtgtgtgtgtgtgagtcagattaa